A genome region from Planctomycetia bacterium includes the following:
- a CDS encoding PP2C family serine/threonine-protein phosphatase, translated as MDPLADGWDSGVEYASLSNIGMRRTNNQDSFAVVVAGDEASFRQRGHLFMVADGMGAHAAGELASKLATDSVPHTYYKLREEAPPTALQRAMLDANEKIHERGTANPEFKGMGTTCSALVLLPQGALIAHVGDSRVYRLRGDKLEQMSFDHSLVWEMQSGSQINEQEVPSYIPKNIITRSLGPNPQVKVDLEGPAPLQVGDTFLTCSDGLTGKVENEEIAALLSTLSCQEAAEVLIDLANLRGGPDNITVVVVRVVGAHLTQAPAGGFETPAPANSSAGSAVHPFVWGMLTAFVLVGGILAVIGRYMAAGAASIGALITAVYAAIRLLSSGESARGHGANSQFGAAPYTTTPVKIDREMVDRLAKTIQQLKDAAVGQDWVLDWHRFNQLAGNAADEAQQSQFVASVQHYSQAIRHMMSELRNQRRQREAGGDTPEAALQA; from the coding sequence ATGGACCCTCTCGCCGACGGCTGGGATAGCGGAGTGGAATACGCCTCGCTGTCCAACATCGGCATGCGCCGGACCAATAACCAGGACTCGTTCGCCGTCGTCGTGGCGGGAGACGAGGCCAGTTTCCGGCAGCGCGGCCACTTGTTCATGGTGGCCGACGGCATGGGCGCCCACGCGGCGGGCGAGCTCGCCAGCAAACTGGCCACGGATAGCGTCCCGCACACGTACTACAAGCTCCGGGAAGAAGCGCCGCCGACCGCCCTGCAGCGGGCGATGCTCGACGCCAACGAAAAAATTCACGAACGCGGGACGGCGAATCCCGAGTTCAAAGGGATGGGCACGACATGCTCCGCGCTGGTCTTGCTGCCGCAGGGCGCTCTGATCGCCCACGTCGGCGATAGCCGCGTGTACCGACTGCGGGGCGACAAACTGGAGCAGATGTCGTTCGATCACAGCCTCGTCTGGGAAATGCAGTCGGGCAGCCAGATCAACGAGCAGGAAGTGCCGTCGTATATCCCGAAGAACATCATTACCCGCTCGCTGGGCCCGAACCCGCAAGTGAAAGTGGACTTGGAAGGCCCTGCTCCGCTGCAGGTGGGCGACACCTTCCTGACGTGCAGCGACGGTCTGACCGGCAAGGTGGAGAATGAGGAAATTGCCGCCCTGCTCAGTACACTAAGCTGCCAAGAGGCGGCTGAGGTGCTGATCGACCTGGCCAATCTGCGCGGCGGCCCGGACAACATAACGGTGGTGGTGGTGCGCGTGGTCGGGGCGCATCTGACGCAGGCGCCGGCCGGCGGCTTCGAGACGCCGGCGCCGGCCAATTCCAGCGCTGGGTCCGCGGTCCATCCGTTTGTCTGGGGGATGCTGACTGCGTTTGTTCTGGTGGGCGGTATTCTGGCTGTGATTGGCCGTTATATGGCCGCCGGGGCGGCTTCGATCGGGGCGTTGATCACAGCGGTGTACGCCGCGATCCGACTGTTGAGCAGCGGCGAAAGCGCCAGGGGACATGGCGCGAACTCTCAGTTCGGAGCGGCGCCTTACACGACGACGCCTGTCAAAATTGATCGAGAAATGGTCGACCGTCTCGCCAAGACGATCCAGCAGTTGAAAGACGCGGCAGTGGGGCAGGACTGGGTGCTGGACTGGCACCGCTTCAATCAGCTCGCCGGCAACGCCGCGGACGAGGCGCAACAATCTCAGTTTGTCGCTTCGGTCCAGCACTATTCCCAGGCGATCCGGCACATGATGTCGGAGCTGCGGAACCAGCGACGCCAGCGCGAAGCCGGCGGCGATACGCCTGAGGCCGCGTTGCAGGCTTGA